A genomic segment from Lignipirellula cremea encodes:
- a CDS encoding ComEC/Rec2 family competence protein encodes MADEPRIASSAQLPSRATDESPSPGTARSSAVTKVLPHQPLVFLAGAFAAGMVLDRYTPPGMPCWLGAAAAALVGWAVCRRFDARMPATICLLLAAASAGGMRHHQYWSVYPADELGLVATEEPQRVAVRAIALGSPVLVPAPPFNPLATMQQGDHTRLSLRVTALRHGDVWRPASGLTTLHVDGHLPQVESGDLIEILGMLDRAPPDENPGGFNYQEQLRAQRQLCRLRAKQPASVSVLLEGSWLGPRRLLSRLRDQGRQTFERYLSPTNAPLAAALVLGQREQLEQGRTQQFFLAGVIHVLAISGMHLAMLTSGVWLLGRLGLVSRRTTLLLVILFVVFFALLTEARPPVVRAAVVISAACLASRLGRPALGLNTIAAAALFLLACNPAELFSTGAQLSFLAVATLNLCAPLFRRKPVTDPLDRLIARSRPWPERLARNSCYAVWRGWLAGVCVWLATLPLVMGTFHVAAPAALLLGPLLAPLTAVALFSGFALLLAGWLIPVLSPVFALPCDASLSLMEGLVARAAGLSWGHWWTVGMTWWWTIVFYVVAACLAILYRRSLPLRWQAALLAAWAACGLLLTGAAQLAKDRAGGFDCTVLAMGHGLSVLLESPDGKRVLYDAGRLGQPQPGARAIAGAVYYTGSTHLDAVILSHADADHYNALPDLLQQVTIREVYVSPVMFQQTSPGLLALRQAILDSGAELKEIKAGDMLEFDCGAMLRCLHPTAEGVGGSDNANSVVLNLEYAGRSLLLTGDLEEQGMDRLLQSDPIDCDVTLAPHHGSSGSAPERFATWCRPEWALISGGGGRDLTDSQTGFQAAGAQVLHTAETGAIRIQLLPDQVKVQTWRRNPW; translated from the coding sequence ATGGCAGACGAACCCCGCATCGCTTCCTCCGCGCAACTCCCGTCCCGTGCAACCGACGAAAGTCCGTCGCCCGGCACGGCTCGGTCGTCGGCGGTGACAAAGGTCCTGCCGCATCAGCCCCTGGTTTTCCTGGCCGGCGCATTTGCCGCCGGGATGGTGCTGGATCGCTATACGCCCCCCGGCATGCCCTGCTGGCTGGGCGCCGCAGCGGCGGCCCTGGTCGGCTGGGCCGTTTGCCGTCGCTTCGACGCTCGCATGCCGGCGACGATCTGCTTGCTGTTAGCGGCGGCCTCCGCGGGCGGCATGCGACATCATCAATACTGGTCGGTTTATCCGGCCGATGAACTGGGCCTGGTCGCCACGGAGGAGCCACAACGGGTCGCGGTCAGGGCCATCGCGCTCGGCTCGCCGGTCCTGGTTCCCGCGCCGCCGTTCAACCCGCTGGCCACGATGCAGCAGGGAGATCACACGCGATTGTCCCTGCGCGTGACGGCCCTGCGACACGGCGACGTCTGGCGGCCTGCATCGGGGCTGACCACCCTGCATGTTGACGGCCACCTGCCCCAGGTGGAGTCAGGCGACCTGATCGAAATACTCGGCATGCTCGACCGTGCTCCGCCCGACGAAAACCCGGGCGGCTTCAACTACCAGGAGCAGCTGCGCGCCCAGCGGCAGCTTTGTCGACTACGCGCCAAACAGCCCGCCAGCGTCAGCGTTCTGCTGGAGGGATCCTGGCTGGGCCCACGACGCCTGCTCAGCCGGTTGCGCGACCAGGGGCGACAGACCTTTGAGCGTTACCTGAGCCCGACCAACGCTCCACTGGCGGCCGCGCTGGTGCTGGGTCAGCGAGAGCAATTAGAGCAAGGCCGCACGCAGCAGTTCTTTCTGGCGGGAGTCATCCATGTACTGGCGATTTCCGGCATGCACCTGGCAATGCTGACCAGCGGCGTCTGGCTGCTGGGTCGACTGGGGCTGGTCTCGCGACGAACAACTCTGCTGTTGGTGATACTATTCGTGGTGTTTTTTGCGCTGCTTACCGAGGCTCGTCCACCGGTCGTGCGTGCGGCCGTGGTGATTTCGGCGGCCTGCCTGGCGTCGCGACTGGGCCGGCCGGCTCTTGGTCTCAACACGATTGCGGCGGCCGCCTTGTTTCTGCTGGCCTGCAATCCGGCGGAGCTGTTTTCGACAGGAGCCCAGCTCTCCTTTCTGGCGGTGGCGACCTTGAACTTGTGTGCGCCCTTGTTCCGTCGGAAACCTGTGACGGATCCTCTGGACCGGTTGATTGCCCGTAGCCGACCCTGGCCGGAACGTTTAGCTCGCAACAGTTGCTACGCGGTATGGCGAGGCTGGCTGGCGGGAGTTTGTGTCTGGCTGGCGACACTGCCGCTAGTGATGGGAACATTTCACGTCGCGGCGCCGGCGGCTCTTTTGCTAGGGCCTCTGCTGGCGCCTTTGACGGCGGTCGCCCTGTTTTCCGGGTTTGCCCTGTTACTGGCCGGCTGGCTGATCCCTGTTTTGTCCCCCGTTTTTGCCCTGCCGTGCGACGCTTCGCTGTCGCTGATGGAAGGACTTGTCGCCAGGGCGGCGGGCCTTTCCTGGGGACACTGGTGGACGGTCGGCATGACCTGGTGGTGGACGATCGTCTTTTATGTGGTCGCTGCCTGCCTTGCCATTCTCTACCGGCGGTCGTTGCCGCTTCGCTGGCAGGCGGCTTTGCTGGCCGCCTGGGCCGCTTGTGGTCTATTGCTGACCGGAGCGGCGCAACTGGCGAAAGACCGAGCCGGCGGGTTCGATTGCACCGTGCTGGCGATGGGACACGGCCTGAGCGTGTTGCTGGAATCGCCCGACGGCAAAAGAGTACTGTACGACGCAGGGCGACTGGGCCAGCCGCAACCCGGCGCCAGGGCGATTGCCGGCGCCGTGTACTATACCGGCTCAACACATCTGGACGCCGTGATTCTGTCCCACGCCGACGCCGATCATTACAACGCCCTGCCCGACCTGCTGCAGCAGGTGACGATCCGCGAAGTTTACGTCTCTCCGGTGATGTTCCAGCAGACATCGCCCGGTCTGCTCGCGCTTCGCCAGGCAATCCTGGATTCCGGCGCCGAGCTGAAGGAAATCAAGGCGGGCGACATGCTGGAGTTCGACTGCGGAGCGATGCTGCGCTGCCTGCATCCGACGGCCGAAGGCGTCGGCGGCTCTGACAACGCCAACAGCGTGGTGCTAAACCTGGAGTACGCAGGCCGCTCCCTGTTACTGACCGGCGACCTGGAAGAGCAAGGAATGGACCGGTTGCTGCAGTCCGATCCCATCGACTGCGACGTTACACTCGCGCCCCACCATGGTAGTTCCGGCAGTGCTCCGGAACGGTTCGCCACATGGTGCCGGCCAGAATGGGCACTAATCTCCGGCGGAGGCGGACGCGATCTGACCGATTCCCAAACGGGCTTTCAAGCAGCAGGCGCCCAGGTGCTGCATACGGCCGAAACAGGCGCCATCCGCATCCAGCTTTTGCCCGACCAGGTCAAGGTGCAGACCTGGCGCCGCAATCCCTGGTAA
- the hisB gene encoding imidazoleglycerol-phosphate dehydratase HisB — protein MSRTAHIERSTAETKIALSIDLDGTGVSKISTGVGFFDHMLELFSRHSMIDLTVEAQGDLHVDDHHTVEDVGICLGQAIRQALGDKRGIRRYGHFTLPMEETLVTTAIDLSGRYYMVFQAEIPAAKIGTFDSELIEDFWQATAANALCNLHVIVHHGRNSHHVSEGIFKCAARALRMAIENDPRQTGVPSTKGTLTT, from the coding sequence ATGTCCCGAACCGCCCACATTGAGCGCAGCACCGCCGAGACAAAAATCGCCCTGTCGATCGATCTCGATGGCACAGGCGTCTCCAAAATCTCCACCGGGGTCGGCTTCTTCGACCACATGCTGGAACTGTTCTCCCGCCACTCGATGATCGACCTGACCGTAGAAGCCCAGGGCGACCTGCATGTCGACGACCACCACACGGTCGAAGATGTCGGCATCTGCCTCGGTCAGGCAATTCGCCAGGCGCTCGGGGACAAACGCGGCATTCGCCGGTACGGGCACTTCACCTTGCCGATGGAAGAAACCCTGGTGACCACGGCCATCGATCTCAGCGGTCGCTATTACATGGTTTTCCAGGCCGAAATCCCCGCCGCCAAGATCGGAACTTTCGACAGCGAACTGATCGAGGACTTCTGGCAGGCGACCGCCGCCAACGCCCTGTGCAATCTGCATGTCATCGTGCACCACGGCCGCAACAGCCACCATGTAAGCGAAGGCATTTTCAAATGCGCCGCCCGCGCCCTGCGCATGGCCATTGAAAACGACCCGCGGCAAACGGGCGTTCCCAGCACCAAAGGGACGCTGACCACCTGA
- the hisC gene encoding histidinol-phosphate transaminase: MSFFRPEIEAMQGYTPGEQPQAGKFIKLNTNENPYPPSPAVPLAIQTAAQTLVRYPDPVGTAFRQRAAEVLGVEPDWILCGNGSDDILTIVTRAFVGPGQSIRLPYPSYILYRTLAQLQGARWQEIPFQPDWSLPAAFTEGTDELKLVFLPNPNSPTGTVLSPEEVLAIAERLPCPLVVDEAYVDFAEQSCIDLVKENEKILVSRTLSKSYALAGLRFGFLVAQPHLIAELIKVKDSYNCDALSLAAATAAIDDQAWLQANVEKVKASRKRLLQGVRRLGFTAPDSQANFVWCVHEKPVKPLYEQLKASRILVRYMNYPDWGEGLRISVGDDGQIDACLSLLETLLK, from the coding sequence ATGTCGTTCTTTCGACCCGAAATTGAAGCGATGCAGGGCTACACGCCCGGCGAGCAGCCCCAGGCGGGCAAATTCATCAAACTCAACACCAACGAGAACCCGTATCCGCCTTCCCCTGCCGTGCCGCTGGCGATCCAGACCGCCGCCCAGACCCTGGTGCGTTATCCCGATCCGGTCGGAACGGCCTTCCGTCAAAGGGCGGCCGAAGTGCTGGGGGTGGAGCCAGACTGGATTCTCTGCGGCAACGGCAGCGACGATATCCTGACGATCGTCACCCGGGCGTTTGTCGGACCAGGCCAGTCCATCCGCTTGCCGTATCCTAGCTATATTCTTTATCGCACCCTGGCTCAACTGCAGGGCGCCAGGTGGCAAGAGATTCCGTTCCAGCCGGACTGGAGCCTGCCCGCGGCCTTCACCGAAGGAACCGACGAACTGAAGCTGGTGTTCCTGCCCAACCCGAACAGCCCGACCGGAACCGTGCTGTCGCCGGAGGAGGTCCTGGCGATTGCCGAGCGATTACCTTGCCCCCTGGTGGTCGACGAAGCGTATGTCGATTTTGCAGAGCAGAGCTGTATCGACCTGGTGAAAGAAAACGAGAAGATCCTCGTCTCACGGACGCTCAGCAAATCCTACGCGTTGGCTGGGCTGCGGTTCGGATTTCTGGTCGCCCAGCCCCACCTGATCGCCGAGTTAATCAAGGTCAAAGATTCCTACAACTGCGACGCGCTGTCGTTGGCCGCGGCGACAGCGGCAATCGACGACCAGGCATGGCTGCAGGCCAATGTCGAAAAGGTCAAGGCCTCGCGCAAGCGGCTGCTGCAGGGGGTCCGCCGGCTGGGCTTCACCGCACCAGATTCGCAAGCCAACTTTGTCTGGTGCGTGCATGAAAAACCGGTCAAACCGCTGTACGAACAGCTCAAAGCCAGTCGCATTCTTGTCCGTTATATGAACTATCCCGACTGGGGCGAAGGGCTGCGAATCAGCGTCGGCGACGACGGCCAGATCGATGCCTGCCTGTCTCTCTTAGAAACCCTGCTGAAGTAA
- the hisD gene encoding histidinol dehydrogenase, whose product MSLSIPFIDARRHDVGAALDALREKLSPRGDVVSEAGRRRTIEVFGEALSPQQVVARICRDVQQEGLPAVLRYGLKLDSAELTAATLRVSEAEIDAAHRAADPAFLATVRRIRDNILEFQQALLLRDVEVRRPGVLLRQRYLPLERIGVCVPGGAAAYPSTVLMTAVPAMAAGVKQIAVVAPPTDFGSNNPDVLAVCREAGVSEVYRIGGAQAVAALAYGVEGLPAVDKIVGPGSLFVALAKKHVYGEVDIDSIAGPSEVVVLADETTRPDFTAADLLAQSEHAPGASILITWSEATLNATRAELEKQVARLSRSELTVQSLESFGALILVEDAEQACRLTESIAPEHLHIATDNAAELLAKIRFAGAAFLGNYSPVALGDYAAGPSHVLPTGGTARWASGLTANDFLRGNSVIQYDASALEQIAPDIQLLADKEGLTAHRASVDIRLEDSPAASDPS is encoded by the coding sequence ATGTCGCTTTCCATTCCCTTTATTGACGCCCGTCGCCACGACGTCGGCGCAGCACTCGACGCCTTGCGGGAAAAACTCAGCCCCCGCGGCGATGTGGTCAGCGAGGCCGGCCGGCGTCGCACGATCGAAGTTTTCGGCGAGGCCCTTTCGCCCCAGCAGGTTGTCGCCCGGATCTGCCGCGACGTGCAACAGGAAGGCCTTCCGGCCGTGCTGCGTTACGGCCTGAAGCTCGACAGTGCTGAACTCACCGCGGCCACGCTCAGAGTGTCCGAAGCCGAGATCGACGCCGCCCATCGCGCTGCCGACCCTGCCTTTCTGGCGACCGTCCGCCGCATCCGCGACAACATTCTGGAATTCCAACAGGCCCTGCTCCTGCGCGATGTCGAAGTCCGCCGGCCCGGCGTCCTCTTGCGGCAACGCTATCTGCCGCTGGAACGGATCGGGGTCTGCGTCCCGGGCGGAGCCGCCGCCTATCCGTCCACCGTGCTGATGACGGCCGTTCCTGCAATGGCGGCGGGAGTCAAACAGATCGCCGTGGTCGCTCCGCCTACCGACTTCGGCTCCAACAACCCTGATGTCCTGGCCGTCTGCCGCGAAGCGGGGGTCAGCGAGGTCTATCGCATCGGCGGCGCCCAGGCCGTCGCCGCCCTGGCGTACGGCGTGGAGGGTCTGCCCGCGGTTGACAAGATCGTCGGCCCCGGCAGCCTGTTTGTCGCACTGGCCAAGAAGCATGTCTATGGAGAGGTCGATATCGATTCGATCGCCGGTCCCAGCGAAGTGGTGGTGCTGGCCGACGAAACCACCCGTCCCGACTTCACCGCCGCCGATCTGCTCGCCCAGTCGGAGCACGCCCCGGGAGCCAGCATTCTGATCACCTGGAGCGAGGCGACCCTCAACGCCACGAGGGCGGAACTGGAAAAGCAGGTGGCCCGGCTGTCTCGGAGCGAACTGACCGTGCAGAGCCTGGAGAGTTTTGGCGCCCTGATCCTGGTCGAAGACGCCGAACAGGCATGCCGCCTAACCGAAAGCATCGCGCCCGAACATTTGCACATCGCCACCGACAACGCGGCCGAATTGCTGGCAAAGATCCGCTTCGCCGGAGCCGCGTTCCTGGGGAATTACAGCCCCGTCGCCCTGGGCGATTATGCGGCCGGGCCGTCGCATGTGTTGCCTACGGGCGGCACGGCTCGCTGGGCTTCCGGCTTGACGGCCAATGATTTCCTCCGCGGCAACAGCGTGATCCAGTACGACGCCAGCGCGCTTGAGCAGATCGCTCCTGATATCCAGTTGCTGGCGGATAAAGAAGGGCTGACCGCGCATCGGGCCAGCGTCGACATTCGCCTGGAAGATTCGCCTGCCGCGAGCGATCCATCCTGA
- a CDS encoding SpoIIE family protein phosphatase, translating to MPTLVILSGMNVGASFVLSGREVLIGRDSTCDIPFASRTVSRQHCRLLCDSDVWYVEDLDSVNGTHVNGKAITKRTRLGDRDRIRIYDIVLGFGESTSDDQPTVSARSDGDTVRAKVEQVKLLKASETRSDEEPNIVAELDARSSADLRAAVNADVKLRAILDITHSVGSSLDLEYVLPRILEGVVKTFPQTDRAYILQEERAGGRLIAKAIHDLGDSSDTINPVGGEMASRVMAEGSAFLSSDAINDERLDQMSASIFEERIRSFICAPLLGPRKKPLGVIHVETHNPRAPFNQLDLDVLVSVALMAGQAVEYVEAHEAQREFDARKRDLRMAHDVQMHFLPSRAPNRCGYEFFQHYRAANDMGGDYYDYIELPDGRLAIVQGDVSGKGAAAALVMARLCSDVRYWLLTEPSPAQAMQRLNRQFCERDMADGFVTLVIAVLDPHQHRLTLVNSGHMNPLLRNGAGEVKELTLQQMGTPVGVDPAGTYTEETLDMQSGDAILLYTDGLSDSMNSHLACFGTPSIREVLAQGGTGAAALGTALLNAMERHAAGHLQNDDVCILCLQRSPTD from the coding sequence ATGCCCACCTTAGTGATTCTGTCGGGAATGAATGTCGGCGCATCGTTTGTGCTTTCGGGGCGAGAGGTCCTGATTGGTCGCGATTCCACCTGCGATATTCCGTTCGCCAGTCGAACTGTGTCCCGCCAGCACTGTCGCCTGCTGTGTGATTCCGATGTCTGGTATGTTGAAGACCTGGACAGCGTGAACGGCACCCACGTCAACGGCAAGGCGATCACCAAACGCACCCGCCTGGGCGACCGGGACCGGATCCGGATCTACGATATCGTCCTCGGTTTTGGAGAGTCCACCTCCGACGATCAGCCCACCGTTTCGGCCAGGTCCGATGGCGACACCGTCAGGGCAAAGGTCGAGCAGGTAAAACTGCTCAAAGCCAGCGAAACTCGAAGCGACGAGGAACCCAATATCGTCGCCGAACTGGACGCACGGTCCAGCGCCGACTTACGGGCGGCAGTCAACGCCGACGTCAAACTGCGGGCGATCCTCGATATCACCCATTCGGTTGGCAGCTCCCTCGATCTGGAGTACGTGCTGCCCCGCATCCTCGAAGGGGTCGTAAAAACCTTTCCGCAAACTGACCGCGCCTACATCCTGCAGGAGGAACGGGCTGGCGGTCGCCTGATCGCCAAGGCGATCCACGACCTGGGCGATTCCAGCGATACGATCAATCCGGTCGGCGGCGAAATGGCCTCGCGCGTGATGGCCGAAGGCTCCGCCTTTCTCAGCAGCGACGCCATCAACGACGAGCGCCTCGATCAAATGTCGGCCTCGATTTTTGAAGAACGCATCCGCTCGTTCATCTGCGCCCCGTTACTGGGACCGCGAAAAAAACCGCTGGGGGTAATCCATGTAGAAACCCACAATCCGCGGGCACCCTTCAACCAGCTCGATCTGGATGTACTGGTCAGCGTCGCGCTGATGGCCGGCCAGGCGGTCGAATATGTGGAAGCCCACGAGGCCCAGCGGGAATTCGACGCCAGAAAACGCGACTTGCGCATGGCCCACGACGTGCAAATGCACTTTCTGCCCAGCCGCGCCCCGAACCGCTGCGGCTATGAATTCTTCCAGCATTATCGCGCCGCCAACGACATGGGCGGAGACTATTACGACTATATCGAGCTGCCGGACGGTCGCCTGGCAATCGTGCAGGGCGATGTGTCGGGGAAGGGAGCCGCGGCCGCGCTTGTGATGGCCCGCTTGTGCAGCGACGTTCGCTATTGGCTGCTGACAGAGCCGTCGCCTGCGCAGGCCATGCAGCGGCTGAACCGGCAGTTTTGTGAACGCGACATGGCCGACGGCTTTGTCACACTGGTAATCGCCGTGCTGGATCCGCATCAGCACCGCTTGACCCTCGTCAACTCGGGTCACATGAATCCGTTACTGCGAAACGGCGCCGGCGAAGTGAAAGAGCTGACGCTGCAGCAGATGGGCACGCCCGTTGGCGTCGACCCTGCAGGAACGTATACCGAAGAAACCCTCGACATGCAGTCCGGCGATGCGATTCTGCTTTATACCGATGGTTTGAGCGACTCCATGAATTCCCACCTGGCCTGCTTTGGCACGCCCAGCATCCGGGAGGTTCTCGCCCAGGGCGGAACGGGCGCCGCCGCCCTGGGGACGGCCCTGCTGAACGCCATGGAACGGCACGCGGCCGGGCATCTGCAGAACGACGACGTCTGCATTCTCTGCCTGCAGCGGTCGCCCACCGACTAG
- a CDS encoding response regulator, which produces MVLEYPCLLITDDDRDLRETLQEVFQPLGFRTILAANGAEAVEIVRREPVHLALLDLHMPKLSGLEAIRRVKELQSRLPCILMSAALDEDIKEEAKRAQVFSVHAKPISFRDITSVVNDAMWQTYQWS; this is translated from the coding sequence ATGGTTCTGGAATACCCTTGCCTGCTGATCACCGACGACGATCGCGATCTCCGCGAGACGCTGCAGGAAGTATTTCAGCCTCTCGGTTTTCGCACCATTCTGGCCGCCAACGGCGCCGAGGCCGTGGAGATCGTCCGTCGCGAACCGGTACATCTGGCGTTGCTCGATCTGCACATGCCTAAACTCAGCGGCCTGGAAGCAATTCGCCGGGTAAAGGAACTGCAGTCCCGTCTGCCGTGCATTTTGATGTCGGCCGCCCTGGATGAAGATATCAAAGAGGAAGCGAAGCGGGCGCAGGTTTTCAGCGTCCACGCCAAGCCCATCAGCTTTCGCGATATCACCAGTGTCGTCAACGATGCGATGTGGCAAACGTACCAGTGGTCCTGA
- a CDS encoding succinate dehydrogenase cytochrome b558 subunit, which yields MTADKTDASFFARHEFLILRLHSLTGLIPVGAYMVVHLLTNASVMAGAAAFQNSVFQIHSLGPLLPLVEWVFIFLPLLFHGIVGLVIIRRGVINTSQYTFASNVRYTLQRATGMIAFVFIMWHVFHMHGWLHSDSWLANIAGPLGGAKFRPYNAASSAGAAMQQSPLILAIYAVGVLSSVFHLANGLWTMGITWGLWTTPQAQARANWIAVAVGLFLTIVSVSAITGFATINVPEARKIEDEAYEARVSSHMIEPDEHKRTHDQGDVHAAGSHTHEHAEEHGHDHGNTHDPVISGTQAPTASEPSPSTTPAPSQPDDATPVSDQPDVPAAGPGNEEAGGAEPEPPTP from the coding sequence GTGACTGCTGACAAAACGGACGCGTCATTCTTTGCGCGGCACGAGTTTTTAATTCTCCGCCTGCACTCGCTCACCGGCCTGATTCCGGTCGGGGCTTATATGGTGGTGCACTTGCTTACCAATGCGAGTGTGATGGCGGGCGCCGCCGCCTTTCAGAACTCAGTCTTTCAGATTCACAGCCTGGGGCCGCTGCTCCCGCTGGTGGAATGGGTCTTTATTTTCCTGCCGCTCCTGTTTCACGGGATTGTCGGGCTGGTCATCATCCGCCGCGGGGTGATCAATACCAGCCAATACACCTTTGCCAGCAACGTCCGCTATACGCTGCAGCGGGCGACAGGCATGATTGCCTTTGTGTTTATCATGTGGCATGTGTTTCATATGCACGGCTGGTTACATTCGGATTCCTGGCTGGCGAACATCGCCGGTCCTCTGGGGGGAGCAAAGTTCCGCCCCTATAACGCCGCTTCTTCGGCGGGCGCCGCCATGCAGCAGTCGCCTTTGATCCTGGCGATCTATGCCGTCGGCGTGCTGTCCAGCGTCTTCCATCTGGCCAACGGCTTGTGGACGATGGGCATCACCTGGGGTTTGTGGACGACTCCCCAGGCGCAAGCCCGAGCCAACTGGATCGCCGTCGCCGTCGGCCTGTTTCTGACGATCGTGAGCGTCTCCGCCATCACGGGTTTCGCCACGATCAATGTGCCTGAGGCCCGTAAGATTGAAGACGAAGCCTACGAAGCTCGGGTGTCGTCGCACATGATCGAGCCCGATGAGCACAAGCGAACACACGATCAGGGCGACGTTCACGCCGCCGGCAGCCACACGCACGAGCATGCCGAAGAACATGGCCACGATCATGGAAACACGCATGACCCCGTGATCAGCGGGACGCAGGCTCCGACCGCGTCGGAACCCTCGCCGTCGACTACGCCAGCGCCCTCGCAGCCCGACGACGCCACACCTGTTTCCGATCAGCCCGATGTCCCTGCGGCGGGACCAGGCAACGAAGAGGCCGGCGGTGCGGAACCAGAGCCGCCGACCCCGTAG
- the sdhA gene encoding succinate dehydrogenase flavoprotein subunit: MAKQRVMIVGGGLAGLSAAMKLAELDIDVDLMSLAPVKRSHSVCAQGGINSVNDQTRQLGDDEWKHFDDTVYGGDFLNHQPPVKEMCYWAPKVIELMDRLGVTFNRTPEGFIDRRRFGGTLYKRTAFAGATTGQQLLYALDEQVRRYESEGKITKYEFWDFLGPLLDDNGVCRGAVGQDLVSMEIRSFPADALIIASGGPGLVYGRSTMSMACTGSAVSRCFQDGAKYGNGEFIQVHPTAVPGADKLRLMSESARGEGGRVWVPRKAHDGRNPMEIPEADRYYFLEERYPEYGNLVPRDIATREIFDICVNEGLSVDPERSCVYLDLTHISRAELDRKLGGILAIYEKFQGDDPRETPMKIFPAVHYSMGGLWVDYERTAAGGLRPGSIANQATNIPNMYAIGECDYQYHGGNRLGANSLLSCIFSGLFVAPCIENLLSTSPHGTAAEQPSSVYANARRQHQQRHNALLKRDAGRENPYLIHQELGNVMTRTATVVRRNDQLEEGYAKVEELHERAEHCSLSDTGGWTNQNVVFTKALLDMFPLAKSILKGALQRDECRGAHYKPNFSMPPLTAEDPVERRREAEAWCDRFAANTDKWLKSTIAVWDGNEPQITYEEIDTSLIPPRPRLYGLVGADVIDKVWKERQAASGKQEAKAAAH, translated from the coding sequence ATGGCGAAACAACGGGTGATGATTGTAGGCGGCGGACTGGCGGGACTTTCAGCCGCCATGAAGCTGGCCGAACTCGACATCGACGTCGATCTCATGAGCCTCGCGCCCGTCAAACGTTCGCATAGCGTTTGCGCCCAGGGCGGCATCAACAGCGTCAACGATCAAACGCGCCAATTGGGCGACGACGAGTGGAAGCACTTCGATGACACCGTCTACGGCGGCGACTTTTTGAACCACCAGCCGCCCGTCAAGGAAATGTGCTACTGGGCCCCCAAGGTGATCGAGCTGATGGATCGCCTGGGCGTGACCTTCAACCGCACGCCGGAAGGCTTCATCGATCGTCGCCGGTTCGGCGGCACGCTCTACAAACGGACCGCCTTTGCGGGTGCGACCACCGGACAGCAACTGCTGTATGCTCTGGACGAACAGGTTCGCCGGTACGAGAGCGAAGGGAAGATCACCAAGTACGAGTTCTGGGATTTTCTCGGCCCGCTGCTCGACGACAACGGCGTTTGTCGCGGCGCTGTCGGCCAGGATCTGGTCTCCATGGAGATCCGCTCCTTCCCGGCCGACGCGCTGATCATCGCTTCGGGCGGTCCCGGACTGGTTTACGGCCGGTCGACCATGTCGATGGCGTGCACGGGTAGCGCGGTTAGTCGCTGTTTCCAGGACGGCGCCAAATACGGCAACGGCGAGTTTATCCAGGTCCATCCGACCGCTGTCCCCGGCGCCGACAAGCTGCGCCTGATGAGCGAATCGGCCCGCGGCGAAGGCGGCCGTGTGTGGGTGCCCCGCAAGGCGCACGACGGCCGCAATCCAATGGAAATCCCGGAAGCCGATCGTTACTACTTCCTGGAAGAACGTTACCCCGAATACGGCAACCTGGTGCCACGCGATATCGCCACGCGGGAAATCTTTGATATCTGCGTGAACGAAGGGCTCAGCGTCGATCCGGAACGCAGTTGCGTGTACCTGGATTTGACCCATATCTCCCGTGCGGAACTCGATCGCAAACTGGGAGGCATCCTGGCCATCTACGAGAAGTTCCAGGGCGATGACCCTCGCGAAACGCCGATGAAAATCTTCCCGGCCGTTCATTATTCCATGGGCGGACTCTGGGTCGACTACGAACGGACCGCTGCGGGCGGCCTGCGGCCGGGCTCGATCGCCAACCAGGCGACCAACATCCCCAACATGTACGCCATTGGCGAGTGCGACTACCAGTACCACGGCGGCAATCGTCTGGGCGCCAACTCCCTGCTGAGCTGCATTTTCAGTGGTCTGTTCGTCGCTCCCTGCATCGAAAATCTGCTGTCGACCTCCCCGCATGGTACGGCCGCCGAGCAGCCTTCGTCGGTCTACGCCAACGCCCGCCGGCAGCACCAGCAGCGCCACAATGCTTTGCTCAAACGCGATGCGGGACGTGAGAACCCGTACCTGATTCACCAGGAACTGGGCAACGTGATGACGCGCACGGCCACCGTGGTGCGGCGGAACGACCAGCTGGAAGAAGGCTACGCCAAAGTGGAAGAACTGCACGAGCGGGCCGAGCATTGCTCGCTGTCGGACACCGGCGGCTGGACCAACCAGAATGTGGTGTTCACCAAGGCCTTGCTGGATATGTTCCCGCTGGCCAAGTCGATTCTCAAAGGCGCCCTGCAACGCGATGAGTGCCGCGGCGCCCACTACAAACCGAATTTCTCGATGCCTCCGCTGACGGCCGAAGATCCGGTCGAACGGCGCCGCGAAGCAGAAGCCTGGTGCGATCGCTTCGCCGCCAATACGGACAAATGGTTGAAGTCAACCATCGCCGTGTGGGACGGTAACGAACCGCAGATCACTTACGAAGAGATTGATACTTCGCTCATTCCGCCGCGGCCTCGGCTGTATGGTCTGGTCGGCGCCGATGTGATCGACAAAGTCTGGAAAGAGCGACAAGCTGCCAGCGGCAAGCAGGAAGCCAAAGCCGCCGCCCACTAA